In Glycine max cultivar Williams 82 chromosome 10, Glycine_max_v4.0, whole genome shotgun sequence, the DNA window CGCCGGTCGGCGGAAGTAGTCCTTTTCATCAGTCCGGGTCACCGTTGAGGCCACGACGGCCGATGACTTCTGCAGAGATCATGAGACAGCAGATGAGAGTGACTGAGCACAGCGATAACCTTCTGAGGAAAACCATCATGAGGACCCTCGTTGGCCAAGTATGTACACTGCATGCACATGATATGTGGTTAATTGAGTAGTTATTTGTTCTTAAACTGtttttgttatgatttttagttaaaattaattgatgacTTTGGAAGTTAAACATATAGATCGAAGAAGGTGAGATATATCAATTAATTGGGGATCTAAAATCCATTTAGATCAGGTTGTTTCACGAGGAATAGATTGACTTGTGTTGAGATATCGTAAAAGTATGTAtttgttgatttgtttttttaaataaaaaaaaaaaaacaaatcaacaaaTACATACTTTTACGGATATCTCAacgtttttttgtttttaaaaaaaaaaaccttgagtAAATTCAGTTTCATCACAGATATTCCGTAAATTATATGGtttgatttgtttttctaatCCTGATATTTTACATTACTCACGTTACACtctttctgtttttctttttcatttccatCGTACCATTGtcacattctttcctatttctttcttttcccgaGAAGGTACATACATCTTCGAGAACTTCAAATCATCAGTTTTCTTAATAACctcattattatgatttttgtgATGTGTGCTATTGTATTTTCGGGTTCATTATTGTCATTGACCTGTAATATATACGCATAACTGATCAATATGTGTgagataattaaacaaattaatactcagaagttcaaatcaaataaataactaGATTTGTAAAACTGAATTacactttttaaatatattgaaaacaatataaaaaatataccatTTAACTTTTAGGTAGATCTATATTAATGTTAAAACCTCAATGCACGTTTAATGGTGTTTAACTCCTATATGTATGATGTATTGTGACATTCATGAGTTTTTATATGTTGGATGACTTCAAGttcattttgattattttccTCGAAGCAgggcaaaaaggaagaagattatatgtaatgttttttcttttcatttcattaGCAGGGGTAAAAGGAAGAAGATTGCATGTCCAATTGATTTTGttgcactactagaaaatatgttttttatattagttattaaggactttttttaatgtcggttattaaccgatgttgaaactatCAACTTTAAAGTATAAAGGTTAACatcatttgtttaaaaaatgatgttgttttTCGAAAAAAAACATCGGCTTTTacaaaaatcaatgttattttcttctcatcaacatcagtttttcaaaaaaatcataGTTGTTTTTCGttgacaacatcaatttttctaaaaatcgatgttgttttttgaaatttttttaatatcatatctatttttttaattaccaacctATAATTACTCATATGACAACTTGTCGTTAAAAGTTGTATAAAACTCATAAAATAAGCTAAATTTATAAGCAAAATATACCATCAAGACTTATGAACAAAAATTTCCCACAAATGTGTTCAGGATGTTCCGATTTCCACAAAATATACCACCAagacttataaacaaaaatttatagatcaataatagtataatataatgtactttaattacaaacaaatccaaaataaaataaagttagaaGTTGCATCTGGGAACTCAAATATACTAGCTTGCAAATTTTGTGATTGTCCAAAAGTTCTCCATCAATTTCCATTTTTTGCAGTCTTTCTCCAATGATTATAAACAATCCTACACTCTGTAATTCCTTCCAAGTTCAGATGGGTGAACCCTACCGCTTTCATAAATGAGTACATGGTACTCGGCACATCcttaaattaacattaaattcatataagATATGTATATGATACTCGGTACATCCTGAATCCTACTGCTTTCATAAATGAGTACATGGTACTCACCAAACTGTTGCAAATTACTTTGTACTCACTCAACATGGGACTTTGTCTGAGTTAGGAATTTGGTGGTACAAGGAGTGTCATTTAGGATAAACTTTTGGTTCAGAACTGTTTTTGAAGATGGTGAGGAAGAAAACAGTTTGTCCAAAATGGGTCATGGTCACTTGATAATTTCCAGTGAGTCTATAGAAATCTTTGACTTTTGTCCATCTAGCTAGTAGAGTTGGGCTCACCAGATCTTGGTTGTATGTAACAAAGTGCATGTTGTCATTATTGCCTAGCAGATGCCAAATATGCTCTAGTTCATCCTTCCATCTTACAGCAAATGACCTATTGACTTCACAATAAGGCTACATTTAACAAGTAAACTAATATAAGCAAATGTGTTATATCATGTTATGTTTATCTGAAAATAGtcttaaaatttctaacttgatCCATAATATGAACTGTGTTGAACATTTCCTTTGGTTTTGTTTGTTAATCTTCATCATTGTCTTATTTATTTCCTTCCAGTTCTATTGATCTTCATTCATTGTTTTTGAACTCCATTTGCAATACTAAAgttactattaaaaataaatatgcttgCCTACCTACTAGTAATAAACCAAGACATATGAGTTTGGTCAAGTACATGCCATGGAGTTGAAAGGCATAGCAGTGCATATACCCATTTTTGAAAACCAAGAATGATATtcctattttgaaaaaaaaaaattgggggcCTAAGGCTATAGCAAAATTCTCACACCAGCACAAAGTCCCATTAATAAGCATTTTCATGTTGGTAATACACACATTAACAAGAAGCAACACGCATTTATAGAAGAACCCAAACCTAAACACGGAAACAAGAATTTATAGAAGGAACCACACCTAGCTTCTCGCTTACCAAACCAAACATAGAAACAACCATGTATAAGAGACTAAAATTTTGTGACCGAGAACAACAACCGGAGTTTGTAGAGCTATGAGTGAGAGCAAGAATGAGAGTTACAGAGTGAGAACACGACACGGTGGGCACGTCGCGTCGCGAGGAGTTGAGTCACAGTGAGAGAGCGAGAGTAAGAATGGGAGTTGCATCACCATGAGGAGAAAGAGAGTGAGAATGCGAGAACTGAATGTGACAAAAAGGATTTGGACGCTAGAACCcttcttttataaaaagaaatccaatatcggtttttttaaaaaaatcgatgttatctAAGCAAAGACAACATCGactttttaaaaaccgatgttaaaagggGGAtatcaacattggtttttaacaAACCGATGTTGATATCCCCAATATCCCCCtcttaacattgatttttaaaaaaccaatgttaatgatGACatcttatttacaaaattgtcaccgcatatttttttaacatcggttttcgtcataactgatgttaacaggGTGATATTAATAGtcaattttctagtagtgaagcTTCCCTTTTGCACATTTTAGATTCAATTCTTTTCATTCCATTGACTTGATAACCAGGACTAATAATTTgaaactaaaacaaattaattaaaaaatattactagttTGAAACTTGCTCTAGTGTTGATCTGCTTgaaaatattcatcattcaaaACCTTACTTTACAACAAAAGATTGCACTACACTTTTTACTTGTGGTTCAAGGAACAAAACGGAGACATAGctagtagtaataataaataaaacatgcaACTTTTTTCATCATTCAAAACCCTACTTTACAACAAAAGATTGCACTACATTATTTACTTGTGGTTCAAGGAACAATGAAATTGTTGTCACATCTGAACTTTTTGTTGGATAGAGTTTGCTAACTTCAACTATTTCAAAATGCATGCAACATTGCAGGCAGGAAGAAGAGCAGAAACTATCATTCTCCCCTTAGAACTTCTAAGGCATGTAAAACCTTCAGAATTCAGCGATTCCAATGAGTACCACATGTGGCAAAAGAGGCAGCTCAGAGTTCTTGAAGTAGGGCTCCTCACACACCCTTCAATCCCTCTAGACAAAGCCACCACCTTTGCCATGCGCCTTCGCGACATCATACGCAGTGGCGAGTCCAAGATTATAGACACCAGCAAAAACTCCGACACCTTGAGAACCCTTTCCAACTCGGTGGTTTCCTTGGCATGGAGAAGTTCCAACAGTACCCCCACTGATGTTTGCCACTGGGCTGATGGATTCCCTTTGAACATTCACCTCTACTCTTCTCTTCTTCAAGCCATTTTCGACAATAGGGATGACACATTAGTCCTTGATGAGGTTGATGAGCTTCTTGAGCTGATGAAGAAGACATGGTCCATATTGGGGATCACTAGGCCTATTCACAATGTGTGCTTTACTTGGGTGTTGTTTCAACAGTATGTGGCAACTGGGCAAATAGAACCTGATCTTCTATGTGCCACACAGGCCATGTTGAGTGAGGTGGCTATTGATGCAAAGCGGGAAAGGGAATCGTTCTATGTGAAGCTCTTGACATCAGTGCTGAGTTCAATTCAGCGTTGGGCTGAGAAGAGACTCATTGATTATCATGAGCATTTCCAGAGAGGGAATATTGGccaaattgaaaatgttctTCCTGTGGTGTTGTCTGTCACAATGATTCTAGGTGAAGATCTCGTAATATCTGATGGTGGGGAAGGGGTTGAGAAGCGAGATATAACTATAGTGGACTCATCTGGGTATAGGATTGACTATTATATTCgatctaccataaaaaatgcatttgaaaaggtttttttttaaacctaAATCCTCTCTTCAGTCCTTAGTATATGTTAAAGTATAGTGTTTGTGTATATATTTAGtcataatgtgtttttttttcttctttttcatgaaTGCAGGTAATTGAGGCAGCGAATGCCAAGGCTGGTGAATTGGAAATAAAGGGAGAATTCAGTGAATTTCTGCTTCAATTAGCTCAGGAGACAGAAGAGTTGGCAATGaaggaaagagagaattttACTCCAATGCTAAAGAAATGGCATCCAGCACCAGGTGCAGTTGCAGCATTGATGTTGCACAGCTGCTATGGGCATGTGCTGAGGCAATATTTAGGTGACGTGACCTCACTCACTCATGAGACAGTTGAGGTGTTGCATAGGGCTGAAAAGGTAGAAAAGGTTTTGCTCCAAATGGTGGTTGAGGAGGACTGTGGTGAGGGTGAGGATAATGACAAAACAGTTATGAGAGAGATGGTTCCTTATGAAGTTGATTCAATCATATTGAATCTCATGAGAAAATGGATAAATGAGGCATTGAGCAATGGAAAAGAGTGTTTGCAAAGAGCAAAAGAAACTGAAGTAAGTCTTGGCTCAATTGTCCTCTTTCCATCAAAGATTAAAAGGAAAGACACAATTAAGAACATTTGTTTACAGCACTGATTTGTAACTTTAGATAAAAATGGGTATGAGTTTTTAATTTCCTCTCTCTTTCACTGCAGACATGGAATCCAAAGTCCAAATCAGAGCAATATGCGCCATCAGCCGCAGAGTTAGTGCAATTGGCTAAGACAACTGTGGAAGAATTCTTTCAAATTCCCGTAGGAAAAACTGAAGATATAGTTCAAGAACTTGCTGATGGATTGGAAAGTCTCTTCCAGGACTACATGATGTTCGTTGCAGCATGTGGTAAGTATTGTGCTAGCTagtacataaaaaatcaaagttgtTTTCTCTagagaataaataaaacacaacaaaactatTACACTAGTGCAAGTGGGATCATGTGCTTGCACATGGAATTGAGCAATTCTTGCAAGACTACAGTACTCACTACTTATAGACACAACCAATCAAAAGTTTTAAGATAACATTAACACAACTTGAGCAGAGACTTCAACAGGaactttattataaatttagtgCTTTTTAGCTTTTGATCAAGAGTCACTTCATTGATGCAAGAATTGAaatttaccaataaaaaatgGTTACAACTCTGTTCTGTTTCAGGTACAAAGCAGAGCTATATTCCTTCACTTCCCCCGTTGACAAGATGCAACCGTGACTCAAAGTTGATCAAGTTGTGGAAGAAAGCTAGCCCTTGTGGTGCTAATATCTCAGAGCTAGAACACATCCATGAAGGTCATAATCCTAGGCCATCAACTAGCCGTGGCACCCAGCGCCTCTATGTTCGTCTCAACACCTTACACTATCTCCTCTCTAACATCAACACCCTTGAAAAATCACTCTCCCACACCCCTGGTGTAGTCCCTTCTTCAAGCCGCAAACATAGCGGTCCCTATCTTGAAATAGTCAATTCCTCCATCCCAGCAGCATGTCAACATGTCTCAGAAGTTGCAGCATACCGTCTCATATTCCTTGACTCCAATTCAGTCTTCTATGGCAGCCTCTATGTTGGTGACGTAGCCAACTCTCGCATTAGGCCAGCGCTGAGGATCCTCAAGCAAAACATCACGCTGATGACTACACTTGTGGCAGATAGAGCTCAAGCACTTGCAATGAAGGAAGTGATGAAGGCATCCTTTGATGCATTCCTCATGGTTTTGCTTGCAGGTGGAAGCTCAAGGGTGTTTAACAGGTCTGATCATGTGATGATCCAAGAGGACTTCGAGAGCTTGAATCGCGTTTTCTGCACGTGTGGGGAGGGACTAATAGCAGAGAATTTGGTTGAGAGAGAGGCTGCGGTGGTAGAAGGTGTCATTGCATTGATGGGGCAATACACTGAACAGTTGGTGGAAGATTTCAGCATTGCCACATGTGAAACAAGTGGGATTGGAGTCATGGGTAATGGCCTCAAATTGCCTATGCCACCTACCACGGGAAGGTGGAATAGGTCAGATCCAAACACAATACTGAGGGTGCTGTGCAGTAGAAATGACAGAGCTGCAAATCATTTCTTGAAGAGGACATTCCAGTTAGCAAAGAGAAGGTGAAGCCAAAATGTAGTATCTCTTGCTGAAGTTTAAGCAGAGATATACTATTGGCAATGATGCATATTGTTGCCCTGCAATTCTTGCCTTGTGACACGGAGGGGGAGCAGGGTTCTATATTTGAAAGCACACAAAGTGGTTGCCAAATGGAGAAATATGGGACGAAGAAAGCAATGCTTATGTCATTAAGCattgaaacataaaaagagaCTAATGCAGAAATATGTGCTGAATTGTATTTTAAGTACCCTAAGATATTCtttaattggtttttttttttgggagataaagagagaaggaaaaaaggGCAGTTTCTTAGCTTAGTTTGTTGATGTTGCATATATAAAGTAGGCCTACACACACTGCTTTGAAAATTTCTTTTTGTAACTAATCAATAAGCTGAAAGGAAAATGTATTTTCTTATCTAATTTAAATGTCAACTGAAAGGGCTTCTTGCAAGAAGGGCAGTAATCAAAATGGGGTTCTAGAAGTTAATAACAAACGTAACAGAATAACCGTAGCGATGCTTTCCAAGCATCATAAACAAGTTTTTTCCAAAATTGTTGCTAGAATATGTTGGCATTATTAATAAAGCTGATATATGAGTGCATCAGTTTGATTTATGTAACAATCACTATCGAGTTTCTGTTAATTTTGCTGAAATTTGTTAAACCTTTATAGCCATGTAGGGTtactctttccttttttttagacATACTGAAATACATACAAACACTAAAATTATCTTACACTGTGGCCTGTAAAGTTTTGCCCtgacattttataatttcacattaGTCATTAtctatttctatttataatatataaattctaaGACCCGAGCTATGATGTTGCCATCTCAGATCTTTAGAAAGCTCAAATTCTTCCATGTCATCCTTTTTTGAGTGTTCAATTTCAACTTAAAGTTTGTAACAAATGATTTTCATATTTCATTGTTACTAATCTCTCATTATACCATCTTTATTAAGTAACTTACTAAATTCTCATTACCACTTGAGTAACGGGCTTATAATTCTGCCACAGCAAATTTGAAAACCGACCTCTTGGCAACAATGACAGGCTTATAATTCTGTCAAGTTTCTCTTCCATCTCAGTTTCatcctatttttctttctatcaaTCTTAAGTTTTAATACACCATTTATCGTATCTACCAATTTCTCTcactttgtttatttcttttctctaccTCTGTCTTTTCTTTCACATATTTACTCCAAAATTGACCTGTAGGGTTAAGctagtttttattatttgtatcaaatatcaatgtgaagtaaaaaaaaaaaaaaaaactatcaaataTCAATGTCATAAGTGAAGTGTTcttccataaaataaaaaaaaaaaaaagtgaagggTCCTAGTTGTTATCAAAACATTACTATTTTTATgacaaataatttcaaaatcttTAATCAATATCATAAGTGGAGGGTTGTCTGTCTATAGTCTGgtttaaggtttcattattgcAGTACCATTATTGGTCCCCTTATatgtttgaaaattatattggGACCCCCTCAAGTCTCAATACTCTCTCAAATCCTATACTAACACTCCTTACAAGAAGGTGaatgtaattattaaaaaaaacaagagatgtTGTGCAATTACACGAAATCTCAGAAAAATTGCTGTAATTttctcaatattttaatttgagtagaattttttttttttctaaaatgcaTTTGAGGAACTTGACTTGTCCCCTATAATATGGTCTTTTAAGTGCGTTTTTTTGTTCTCTACAAAACTCAAGTTTGAGACACTATTTAAGGGATACAACTTACAAACCCGCCTAGGGATGTCAAAAAAATCTATACCCACAAATATCCAAAGATAAAATTTGTCATGAGTAAATGATTGATACTTTAAATAGATATCAATTATCCACATGTAAGGATATTTTTTTACCTACTTATTAATGGATAAGGTACAGATATCATAACACCTTATCCGTGGATACCCGTTAcctatgaaattataaaaatatgctTCACTCTCATGCACATGTTTAcccttatataaatattatatacatatatatacatatataaagtattttcaatttatttattaaacttgTGCTTTAAgatattgtaattttatttgtactttGGATTTATGCTTAAGAGAtacttatttcatatttataaaatgatattttcaactatatacttttaaattaaaacataaattaaagcgACGCGTGTCATTCCTAACATATATGTGTTGATttctgaaaaatataaaaattttaacatataagaatttttaaaatttttgaattaggaattataaactaaaattaatatttttttttgtgctagatatgaataatatatcataaatatcacaatttttaagatattaattattattttgtaatataaaTAGTCAGTTTGTCCATTGTTGAGGGCTTGATGTGCTAGAAACTCTTTGATATAATTACTctcattatctatttaatgttaatttagtGTTATTATCTCTTTCTATGCTTATTTACTTGTTTTGGGACTTAATCACCCATTTTACATGTCTTTTTTATAGTGTGAATGACATTGGGAAATGTTTTTACACTTAGAACGGGAGAAGATTTCTAATTAACTCATATCAAGGGATGAAATGAAGTTGATTAGCTCTTTTATGTATTCCAAGTTCAGTCCTCCCTCCTTCAACGTCACACTCTCCTCCACCGTCATCTTCAACTAATGCGCTCCTTGGCGAGATTCCATTGCCCACAAAAGCACTTATTGCAACCTCTTCGCCTCTCTCCCCAACACCTCCTCCTCCCTCAATCTCTGCTTCTACGGCTTCGTCACTGATTCTCCTCTCGTTTCCTCCATTGAACTCGTTCAAGTCCACCCCGTCGCCTTCACCAACTCCAACAACCTCATCCTCATCAACTACAGCCGCATTTCCTGCTTTGCCGCCAAACCTTGGGGCGCCAGCTTCACCAACCACACCGAGGGAAGGGTTTGCGAGGAGCGTCGAAACAGCGTCAGGGGTTACTAAGAGAGGATGAGAAAGTGTGTAGGGAAAGTTTTGTTTTGGAGAAAATAGAGAATGAGAAAGtgagagagagtgtgtgagaaTCCCAATGAGATGAAATGACCCAATTAAAATGTCTCATGTCAGCATGAGAGGGTGGAAAAACACATCTTTTCGAAGACGGTTTTTAAAAATTGGCGTCGTAAAGTATTTATAAAAACGATTTTGAGAAACTTGTCTTTAAAAACTTGCAATTATTTACGAAAATGTCATCGTTCTACTTACGACATCGATTTTTGTACAACCATCATAAAACCAACGTCGTAGAAGGCTTTCTAGTAGTGTATTAATCCTTTATCTTGATCAAATCATTTGGTTTGGCTTTATAATGAATTAGGAATTAAATCAAATGATATAGGCTCATTCACATATGAAATTATGGTTAAAGTATATTAGTAAGGTAGGGTGATACGTGTTTTAACATTGAATAGAGAAAACACTAACATTACAGCAGGAGTTCTCTTAGCAAGACCAAGTACCTGCACAAAACCCACCTTTTCCCACGAGTTGTTTGACAAATTGTCTATGAGAGTTTTTGTCCTGTTTTTAATAGTTTATTGCATAGTTTAGCTTTAATTTCCTACGCTATCCTTTTACAAATTGAAATTCACTTTGCCTAAAAAATCGGTTTGCACAAATAGTTGAATACAAACTTGGTCCCATGATACGATATTTCATTcattgaaatataaatttgatttagtACACTTGTCAAACGAGTAAACAAtgcaccaaaataaaattttcaaaaacataaattaaaataaaacttttaaaatataatgaatcaaaagtgacatttaacttatatataatacattaacaaattattgtttcattttattaaaaagaaacatcataatataatatttcacaaaaaatatttgatataatacatgaataataataataataataataacaataataataaatattttttgccttaaaaaaataatagagattttttaataatagaatgGAAAGTTTTTTGTCTTATAATAAGTATAAACAGGAAATaggaaacataataaaaaatatgaaataggaaaaaagataaaaggaaaaaattagaaagaaagagaagtttTTGAGAATTTCTTTTTATGAGAATGTGACATTTTCCAattcaatactttttttaataagagtAACTATAGTGTGTGTATCCTGTGAGATGCACGgggtgatgttttttttttaagaaaaaatcgaaataaattttttaatttgtaagtaataatatgtaaacaaatttatttaagaagtttaatttttttaaatatatgaatcatattttaaaaattgtttattattattgataatattttataattactaatttaactttatatatttccaatttcaaaaattatttataataaaagtgtAAAATTTCAAGAACTCGGTtatcacaaattttaaataattaaaattagtaaatatgaatttaattattttataactaatttttttctttgaatatttttatgagTTTAATAGTGTATATATTGAAATTAGATAATTATTGAAAGAGTAAACGAAACAATAATTTACATAAGTAGTAATTAGGAAAGAGAATGATAATTTGtttctaaaaagaaaattatagttTGTATGGATTGGGGGATCTGAAAACTAGTTGAGAAGAGTTatgaaatcaaataatttttatcatatattaataAGTTTTTGACATGTATTGttttaacattttgaaaatattatcattttaaaattaatagtttaTTAATAAAGTATAATAAGAGGCATTCtttattaaagagaaaattataatatgaataaatttaagaaataataaaaataataatgatataaaatcgaatacattaaaatacaatattttaaattttaaatttgtgaattatataacaaattaaatttcttttcatgaacattttttatgagtctataatatatatttaccttgaaaattttatttccttGAATATATAATTGATCATCATTTAATGTAATATGATATATTAGAGTTCAAATTcatgaattatataaaataaataaatttcttttcttgaataatttatattaatctatAGTCAATATTTttgtagaaattttttttcttcagtcaGATCCTAATTCTGTCTGGgtccaaaagtaaaaaaaaaaaaaataatgtataaaaaattaataagaaaaaaagaaaaaatgaatgataaaaaaaatataaaaaagaaataaaaataagaaaagaaataagaaaaaacaaagaaaaaaagaaaaaaaaaacaagataataaaaagagaaaaaaaaaagaagacaacgtaaaaaaatgaatgatgaaaaaaacctataaaaatgaaaaagaaaaaagaaaaaaaaaagagaaaagaagaagaagaaagagaaagagaaaaatgaaacgtcaaaaaaatgaaaaaaaaaaaaagaaaacctgATAATCAAAAAATGGTTTGCCCAATAGTTGTTGAGAgaatatttaacaattaaattctcttaaaatatttctctcttgcttttcaaaaatggtttgaaaaaatgtgtcttttcaaaaagcttttatgaaattttctctctagtaatcgattacaggtttttggtaatcgattaaacaattatattttgaagggtcataacttttcaatttgaattgcAGGAGTTCCGttagtggtaatcgattacacactaatggtaatcgattacaacttttaaattaaaatttcaaaactcttttgaaaagcTGATTTGCAAAATTgttttctggtaatcgattagactacttggtaatcgattaccagtgccttgatttgttggaaacaatgtgtttgAGGCAAAAAGCTGATCAACCAGTGAGATTCTTTGAGGCATTATCTTTtccttgatcttgtttgcttgaccttgaattaatcttgaagcaatgcttaacctttgaatgtttgttgaagtaaccttgtattaatcttgaagcaatgtttaACCTtcgaatgtttgttgaagcaaccttgtttgatttttcttttggcatcatcaaaaccttgtattcatacattcacattctcccccttttttatgatgacaatcattatcaagtgaattcttttcggcatcatcaaaacctgaaaCCTACGTGATTCACACCATGATGACCCTACCATGGTCTACGATGAAGCTTATGCGGCCTGTCTTGTTTATTTTCCTCGTACTCCTTTATTTGGTTTGACTATTCAGTAGcttattgtttttttctctttttattgccAACTTCGGTGAGGCTGTGGTGCCTCTGTCTATGCCACCGCCACCCTCTACCACTATCCCATGATAGCTTTGCGCCCGTGGGCCCTTCATCAGTGGCGTTAAGGGCAATATCACTTACGTTTTggtttctttttctcattttatttgtttgcatcACTGTGACATTTCCACCGCCCTCGCTGTCGTACCACCCTCGGCCTCGCGGTGCTGGACTTTGCACCAGTGGTGCCATGGGCAGTGCACCACCGTCCATGGTGGCATTCGTGCTGGCTGCACCATTTTCTACGTGAGGCAACTAAGGTTTTCCAACCCAGTTGATTAATTGTGAGTTGGGTCGGATCGCCCCGACCCAGTTTCAACCCAACCctaaaaacacaacaaaaacatgacaaaaaaatataaacaactaTTTCTGTTTACACCTCCTTTTTTCATACATACatcccttt includes these proteins:
- the LOC100819607 gene encoding protein unc-13 homolog: MGQQTRRESYSGPLPSSAHRKDYNYNYYHYRCHHYHSEPRLFEFTSKDETSDLILPFDKLERLSQDDVRECAYEIFFTACRSSPGFGGRQAHSFSSWNNDMKSSNVVMSPTSKVKQALGLKMLKRSPSRRMVSGGSGGPSSPVGGSSPFHQSGSPLRPRRPMTSAEIMRQQMRVTEHSDNLLRKTIMRTLVGQAGRRAETIILPLELLRHVKPSEFSDSNEYHMWQKRQLRVLEVGLLTHPSIPLDKATTFAMRLRDIIRSGESKIIDTSKNSDTLRTLSNSVVSLAWRSSNSTPTDVCHWADGFPLNIHLYSSLLQAIFDNRDDTLVLDEVDELLELMKKTWSILGITRPIHNVCFTWVLFQQYVATGQIEPDLLCATQAMLSEVAIDAKRERESFYVKLLTSVLSSIQRWAEKRLIDYHEHFQRGNIGQIENVLPVVLSVTMILGEDLVISDGGEGVEKRDITIVDSSGYRIDYYIRSTIKNAFEKVIEAANAKAGELEIKGEFSEFLLQLAQETEELAMKERENFTPMLKKWHPAPGAVAALMLHSCYGHVLRQYLGDVTSLTHETVEVLHRAEKVEKVLLQMVVEEDCGEGEDNDKTVMREMVPYEVDSIILNLMRKWINEALSNGKECLQRAKETETWNPKSKSEQYAPSAAELVQLAKTTVEEFFQIPVGKTEDIVQELADGLESLFQDYMMFVAACGTKQSYIPSLPPLTRCNRDSKLIKLWKKASPCGANISELEHIHEGHNPRPSTSRGTQRLYVRLNTLHYLLSNINTLEKSLSHTPGVVPSSSRKHSGPYLEIVNSSIPAACQHVSEVAAYRLIFLDSNSVFYGSLYVGDVANSRIRPALRILKQNITLMTTLVADRAQALAMKEVMKASFDAFLMVLLAGGSSRVFNRSDHVMIQEDFESLNRVFCTCGEGLIAENLVEREAAVVEGVIALMGQYTEQLVEDFSIATCETSGIGVMGNGLKLPMPPTTGRWNRSDPNTILRVLCSRNDRAANHFLKRTFQLAKRR